AACCACACTGATAACACTTTCACGTGATGAAAAGTGTGACCTTATCGTTACCACTGGCGGTACAGGCCCGGCACCCAGAGATGTAACCACTGAAGCCACTGAAAATGTGTGCCAGAAACTGCTTCCTGGTTTTGGAGAACAGATGAGAGCAGTGAGTCTGCAGTATGTCCCAACAGCCATACTTTCACGTCAGACAGCAGGGATCTGCAATGGTTCACTCATCATCAACCTACCGGGAAAACCAAAGTCCATTCGTGAATGTTTGGATGCTGTTTTTCCTGCCGTTCCATACTGTATAGATCTTATCGGTGGCGCATACATGGAAGCAAATGAAGATGTGATAAAGATCTTCAGACCTAAAGCAAAATAGGGACATACTAAATAATATGAATGTAGATTTTATAGAAAATAAGATCAATGAGATCATCCAAGAGCTTGAAAAAGAGGTCATGGATGTACTCATGGATGAAAGCCTTGACAAGAAGCAGACAAACCTCCATATGAAACCTCTGACATCCACCAAAAAGATACTCAATAATGCTTTAGAGAGTATCAAAATGGTGGATAAACTGGGAAAAGAAGAGTTAGATAAATAAAAATGACCAATAGTCTCATCCTCATCCTCTTTGTCTTCACTGTTATCCTCTTTTTCTGGGGTGTATTCAAAACAGTCAGAACCCAAAAAAAGATCTTTTTGTTAGCGCTTCTACCCTTTGTGTCTCTGATTGCAGGGATGTTTTTTATTTAACGTACCAAAATTATTGTTACATCCTTACAATAATTTTGAACAATAATTTTCATATAAGCGTAAATAATTATATTTATTCGTTTTTTAACTCTTTTATGCGCCTTTTTTATCCAATTCATTTTATAATCCAAGAAAATTCAAAAAAGGATTATTGATGAAAAAATTCACATCTGCTCTGCTAGCCTCTACGATAATGTTATTGGCCAATGATACGGTAGCACAAACAGAGAATTTACACTGGGGCTATACAGGTCACAATACACCTGATAAATGGGGATCTCTTTCTGAAAAATATAGAGAATGTGGAGTAGGATTGAACCAATCACCTATCAATATTACACATTCACTTCATGCCAATCTTCCACCACTGGCTCCATCCTATCAAAGTGATTCTAAAGATGTTATTGATAATGGGCATACCATACAGATCAATATGGCTCATGGAAGTACAATTAAGGTCGATGACATTGTGTTTGAACTGAAACAGTTTCACTTTCATACACCAAGTGAAAACCATATCAACGGGAAAGCGTATCCGCTTGAAGGACATTTTGTGAATATAGACAAAGATGGGAATATCGCAGTACTGGGTGTGATGTTCACAGAAGGTGAAGAGAATAAGGCTTTAGCAAAATTTTGGGATAAACTGCCAACCAACGAGGGAGAGGTACATACATTGGAACATTCCAAGATAGCCAATGAATTATTGCCAAAAGATAAACATTATTATCGCTTCAATGGTTCACTCACAACACCTCCATGTACAGAAGGTGTAAGATGGTTCGTCTTCAAAGAAACACTCAGTATTTCTAAAGAACAGGTAGCAAAATTCCATAAGATCATGCATGGTGATAACAATAGACCTATCCAGCCTTTAGATGCGAGAGTCGTTGTTGACTAGATCTATTTTCTAGTAGACACCATACCCGCAGCCAACCATGCCTGCATCCCTCCACGGTACCACTTGATCTTTTCAGTTGGATACCCGATCTCAAGAAGCGCGATGATCATAGCGACGGATTGGCTGCACCATGGACCGTTACAAAATACTGCAACGGTTTTTGCTTTTGTAAAATCCAATGAGTCATCTTCATTGATCTTTACACCCAATGTTCGTATATCATGTTCAAATTCAAATTCATAACTTTGACGTTCTTTGAGATGATAAAAAGGCATATTCACTGCACCGGGGATGGTACGATACTCATACCAGTCCTGTTTACGGCCATCAACCAGTATCATAGAGTCATTTTCCTGCATCTCTTTTATGAAAGCTAGAACTTCAAGTTCTCCATAGGTATCGATATCCTCATGCAACTGCATGGGAAGAAGTTTGCCTTTGGTACTCACATAGGTGGATTTACATGCTTCAGGTACTTTTGCATTGGCATAGTTTCCGGTCCACAGCATCTCATTATTGAGAGGTACTTCTTTACAGACTTCCGGGATCTCACGTTTTACAACAACCTGTTTTATCTTACCGTCTGTATCTACCGTTTTTACAGCTACTCCTTCATATTCAAAGCCATGCTCTCCGGCTATTATAAAAACAGTTAGAAATAATGAGAACATTGTCATTTTATAAAACATGATACATCCTTTTTTGAATGACCATAACATAGTGTATGTAGAAAGTGCGTGTAATGAAGTGTAAGCGTATACTGTTATAAAATCATTTTCTTGTAGAGGTCAAACCTGCTGCCAACCATTCCTGCATTCCTCCACGGTACCAGTTTATTTTCTCTGCAGGATATCCAAGATCAAGCAAAGCCAGGATCGCGGTTACAGATAGACTGCACCAGGGTCCATTACAAAACAGAGTGATTGTTTTGGCGTGGGTAAAATCCAAACTATCATCTTCTTCATTCACCAAAACACCCAGATCCTTCATATGCTGTTCAAATTCAAATACATAGTTTGTAGGATCTTTAAAGTGGTTAAAAGGCATATTGACTGCTCCGGGGATGGTCCGATAATGATAGAACTCTTCTTTACATACATCTATAAGCAGCATAGAATCATCCGTTTGCATCTGTTTGATAAAAGCCAAAACTTCCAGTTCACCATAGGTATGGATATCTGTATCCAGATACATGGGGTATATATGACCACCCATAGTATGTACGAAAGTAGACTTGCATGCTTCAGGTACATTGGGATGGGCGTAGTTTCCTGTCCATAGCATCGTATTGGTCACAGGTATGCTTTCACACTCTTTTGGAATATTCCATTTTACCATAGTATAAACACTCTTACCTTTTGCATCGATGCTTTTGACCGCTATGCCTTCATACTCCAGACCAATCTCTTCTGCCAAGAGCAGAGAGCTGATCACCAATACAAATGTGCAGTATTTAAAAAACATCCTTTTCCTTTAATACACACTAGAGTATTAGGAATATAGTAGTATAGAGAGTATGGAAAGCGTGTGTAACGAGAGAAGAGAGACATCAGCATTTTAAATGACTTGGAAAATGCTGGCGTATAGGGCGTATAGTAAGATTATTTATACGTTGGCTGCGACTTTATATGTCGGATCATCCTCTTCATAGGTACAGAAAGGTCCAGCTGTTTTGAGCAAACTCTTACAGTCTTTGGAAAGGTGTCTAAGTGTGAGTTTTTTTCCGGCTTGTTTATATTTATCCGTAATGCTGTCTATCGCTTCCGCACCGGAACTGTCCATGACTCTGGCATCCTTAAAGTCTATCACAACGACGTCCGGGTCATTCTCTACATCAAATTGTTCGTTGAATGAGGTCACCGAAGCAAAGAAGAGCGGTCCTTCAAGTGTGTAGATCTTTCTTCCTTCCTCATCGGTAGAAGTACGTGCAAAGATCTTTGCATGCTCCCAGGCAAATACCAGTGCAGAGATGATGATACCTGCGATCACAGCCACGGCAAGGTCTTCCAGTACCGTGATAATGGTCACCACAACCAGTACAAAGGCATCTGTACGGGGCATGTGCTTGATACGCTTCAATGAAGAGAATTCAAAGGTACCGATACTCACCATGAACATGATACCCACGAGTACCGCTATAGGAATGACCGCGATGATATGAGAAAAACTCACCACAAGAGTGATAAGCAGCACCGCTGCGGTAAAAGAGGAGAGACGGCCCAGTCCGCCGGAGGTAAAGTTGATGACCGACTGGCCTATCATTGCACATCCTGCCATACCCCCAAAGAGTCCCGAAGTAGAGTTCCCGATACCTAACGCGATACACTCTTTGTTCCCTGAACCGCGCTCTCCTCCCATCTCATCCAGTACTGAGAGGGTCAGTAGTGACTCTATCAGCCCGACCAGTGCAACGATAAGTGCGGTTGGCAGGATCACGGCCATGGATGTCCACGTAAAGAGTTCAGACAAAGGCATCACGAACGAAGGCATAGAAACATTTGAAAGGTCTGCA
The sequence above is drawn from the Sulfurovum sp. TSL1 genome and encodes:
- the mog gene encoding molybdopterin adenylyltransferase translates to MDKIKIGVVTTSDRASKGIYEDISGVAIMDTMKEYLLNECEYEYRCIPDEQSLIETTLITLSRDEKCDLIVTTGGTGPAPRDVTTEATENVCQKLLPGFGEQMRAVSLQYVPTAILSRQTAGICNGSLIINLPGKPKSIRECLDAVFPAVPYCIDLIGGAYMEANEDVIKIFRPKAK
- a CDS encoding carbonic anhydrase, which gives rise to MKKFTSALLASTIMLLANDTVAQTENLHWGYTGHNTPDKWGSLSEKYRECGVGLNQSPINITHSLHANLPPLAPSYQSDSKDVIDNGHTIQINMAHGSTIKVDDIVFELKQFHFHTPSENHINGKAYPLEGHFVNIDKDGNIAVLGVMFTEGEENKALAKFWDKLPTNEGEVHTLEHSKIANELLPKDKHYYRFNGSLTTPPCTEGVRWFVFKETLSISKEQVAKFHKIMHGDNNRPIQPLDARVVVD
- a CDS encoding rhodanese-like domain-containing protein, which gives rise to MFYKMTMFSLFLTVFIIAGEHGFEYEGVAVKTVDTDGKIKQVVVKREIPEVCKEVPLNNEMLWTGNYANAKVPEACKSTYVSTKGKLLPMQLHEDIDTYGELEVLAFIKEMQENDSMILVDGRKQDWYEYRTIPGAVNMPFYHLKERQSYEFEFEHDIRTLGVKINEDDSLDFTKAKTVAVFCNGPWCSQSVAMIIALLEIGYPTEKIKWYRGGMQAWLAAGMVSTRK
- a CDS encoding rhodanese-like domain-containing protein, with translation MFFKYCTFVLVISSLLLAEEIGLEYEGIAVKSIDAKGKSVYTMVKWNIPKECESIPVTNTMLWTGNYAHPNVPEACKSTFVHTMGGHIYPMYLDTDIHTYGELEVLAFIKQMQTDDSMLLIDVCKEEFYHYRTIPGAVNMPFNHFKDPTNYVFEFEQHMKDLGVLVNEEDDSLDFTHAKTITLFCNGPWCSLSVTAILALLDLGYPAEKINWYRGGMQEWLAAGLTSTRK
- a CDS encoding SulP family inorganic anion transporter; amino-acid sequence: MFNIQNYSKQNIKNDILSGALVAVALVPEAIAFSFIAGVSPVVGLYGAFIIGLITALLGGKPGMISGATGSVAVVFVGLGLSVKSMYPDLDTEALSIMVLHYILLTSIIAGLIQITIGVLKMGKFIRLVPQPALFGFVNGLAIVIAMAQLPFLAPKNMDQYSGWMEIISASLTENYIMYLIVAITMVTMHFLPKFSKAVPAGLVAIVVLTLITYFMHIDTKVVGDLADLSNVSMPSFVMPLSELFTWTSMAVILPTALIVALVGLIESLLTLSVLDEMGGERGSGNKECIALGIGNSTSGLFGGMAGCAMIGQSVINFTSGGLGRLSSFTAAVLLITLVVSFSHIIAVIPIAVLVGIMFMVSIGTFEFSSLKRIKHMPRTDAFVLVVVTIITVLEDLAVAVIAGIIISALVFAWEHAKIFARTSTDEEGRKIYTLEGPLFFASVTSFNEQFDVENDPDVVVIDFKDARVMDSSGAEAIDSITDKYKQAGKKLTLRHLSKDCKSLLKTAGPFCTYEEDDPTYKVAANV